The following are from one region of the Sandaracinus amylolyticus genome:
- a CDS encoding polysaccharide biosynthesis/export family protein has protein sequence MRSFAFVAVCLFTASCGPSGRIERPPTSGEEDTTLGASDVFDVRVFGEEELSGTYRVAQDGTIDYPFIGRMEVAGLEPYEIADLVEGRLRDDGYLVNPQVSVFVQEYNSKRISVLGAVRNPGSFPMQSGLTVVQAISLAGGFTSLANRDGTTVSRRVSGETRRFAVPVDAITSGREGDFAVQAQDIIYVPERIF, from the coding sequence ATGCGTTCGTTCGCGTTCGTCGCGGTTTGCCTCTTCACGGCGTCGTGCGGCCCCTCCGGCCGGATCGAGCGGCCGCCGACCAGCGGTGAAGAGGACACGACGCTCGGGGCCAGCGACGTGTTCGACGTGCGCGTCTTCGGCGAGGAAGAGCTCTCCGGGACGTACCGTGTCGCGCAGGACGGCACGATCGACTACCCGTTCATCGGACGGATGGAGGTCGCGGGGCTCGAGCCCTACGAGATCGCCGATCTGGTCGAGGGTCGGCTGCGCGACGACGGATACCTCGTGAACCCGCAGGTCTCCGTGTTCGTGCAGGAGTACAACTCCAAGCGGATCTCGGTGCTGGGCGCGGTGCGGAACCCGGGGAGCTTCCCGATGCAGAGCGGCCTGACCGTCGTGCAGGCGATCAGCCTCGCCGGTGGCTTCACCAGCCTCGCCAACCGCGATGGCACGACGGTGTCCAGGCGCGTCAGCGGCGAGACTCGCCGGTTCGCGGTTCCCGTCGACGCCATCACGTCGGGGCGCGAGGGAGACTTCGCGGTCCAGGCGCAAGACATCATCTACGTCCCGGAGCGCATCTTCTGA
- the xth gene encoding exodeoxyribonuclease III, producing the protein MKIITWNVNSIRARHDRLLALLARHEPDVLCLQELKLEEAKFPWDEVRAAGYHAAVLGQKSYNGVAILSRTEPDDVRRGMGDGDEDGHARLISARVHGIRVYSAYFPNGGTPDSDKYTFKLAWMARLEKKLRAEHAADEPLALCGDFNVAPTDLDVKNVEKWADTVLCRPDARDALQRIRAIGLVDSLRRLRPDEGNLYSYWDYQMLGFPKNDGLRIDHVDVTEPLAKRLVEVRIDREERKGKQPSDHAPVIATFADA; encoded by the coding sequence ATCAAGATCATCACCTGGAACGTGAACTCGATCCGGGCTCGCCACGATCGTCTGCTGGCGCTGCTCGCACGGCACGAGCCCGACGTGCTGTGTCTCCAGGAGCTGAAGCTCGAAGAGGCGAAGTTCCCGTGGGACGAGGTCAGGGCCGCGGGATACCACGCCGCAGTGTTGGGACAGAAATCCTACAACGGTGTGGCGATCCTGAGCCGCACCGAGCCCGACGACGTGCGGCGCGGGATGGGCGACGGCGACGAGGACGGGCATGCGCGGCTGATCTCGGCGCGTGTGCACGGCATCCGCGTGTACTCGGCGTACTTCCCGAACGGCGGGACGCCCGACTCGGACAAGTACACGTTCAAGCTCGCTTGGATGGCGCGGCTCGAGAAGAAGCTGCGCGCCGAGCACGCGGCGGACGAGCCCCTCGCGCTGTGCGGCGACTTCAACGTCGCGCCGACCGATCTCGACGTGAAGAACGTCGAGAAGTGGGCCGACACGGTGCTCTGCCGGCCCGACGCGCGTGACGCGCTGCAGCGGATCCGCGCGATCGGTCTGGTCGACTCGCTGCGGCGGCTGAGGCCCGACGAAGGGAACCTCTACAGCTACTGGGACTACCAGATGCTCGGGTTCCCGAAGAACGACGGGCTGCGGATCGATCACGTCGACGTGACGGAGCCCCTCGCGAAGCGGCTCGTCGAGGTGCGGATCGATCGCGAGGAGCGCAAGGGGAAGCAGCCCTCCGATCACGCACCGGTGATCGCGACCTTCGCGGACGCTTGA
- a CDS encoding M48 family metalloprotease: MGDVIPIEEALARPIGSLLLCALVPLVTAWVMWVVLVRRLPDDRRDEAHAIAPFRSAAFVVGLVQIQLAWMLGATALGPRFVSAPGDIASELFGAVCAIVAFCAGGVGRLIEERSQTWRDVRETIALRLRIVPFVGGPIVAAGLAARLPVIDGDAVRWEIVAVAFVIVALGAMFGGLAMSVATRAMIPAPESVRAIAVAAAEAEGVRLAAVLRVPTERLTNAGAIPWARTMIVTDRIVALLTPSELRAVLAHEAGHLSEGPWVASARLATAITLIFMLTTGVRVGSVLHPDGAQIAIAVALVIAVPALLLVRRLARRMEERADARARSTSGSAALADALTKIHDDARAPMTTGARRVHPDLYDRLVACGRDPGPRPAPPRTRIGTIVGLAVGAALVATFFVVEHVTAIAIDDAPLAGDAGWTRLRIDPWDSTAMLAAAWATRRDEDLDRAERELDLAAWMGAPRANVLELEAELAAARGDCASARVRFDEALRARSQLAYDDPWQPLELGGWHLPPSLVTECGYGAE, translated from the coding sequence ATGGGCGATGTGATCCCGATCGAAGAAGCGCTCGCCCGGCCGATCGGGTCGCTGCTCCTGTGCGCGCTCGTGCCGCTGGTGACGGCGTGGGTGATGTGGGTCGTGCTCGTGCGGCGGCTGCCCGACGATCGTCGCGACGAAGCCCACGCGATCGCGCCGTTCCGATCGGCGGCGTTCGTCGTGGGGCTCGTGCAGATCCAGCTCGCGTGGATGCTCGGCGCCACGGCGCTCGGGCCGCGCTTCGTGTCGGCGCCCGGGGACATCGCGAGCGAGCTCTTCGGCGCGGTGTGCGCGATCGTGGCGTTCTGCGCGGGCGGCGTCGGTCGCCTGATCGAAGAGCGATCGCAGACGTGGCGCGACGTGCGGGAGACGATCGCGCTGCGGCTGCGGATCGTGCCGTTCGTCGGAGGGCCGATCGTCGCGGCGGGGCTCGCGGCGCGGCTTCCGGTGATCGATGGAGACGCGGTGCGCTGGGAGATCGTCGCGGTCGCGTTCGTGATCGTGGCGCTCGGCGCGATGTTCGGTGGGCTCGCGATGAGCGTGGCGACGCGCGCGATGATCCCGGCGCCCGAGAGCGTGCGCGCGATCGCGGTCGCCGCGGCGGAGGCCGAGGGCGTGCGGCTCGCGGCCGTGCTGCGGGTGCCGACGGAGCGCCTCACGAACGCGGGCGCGATCCCGTGGGCGCGCACGATGATCGTCACCGATCGCATCGTGGCGCTGCTGACGCCGAGCGAGCTGCGCGCGGTGCTCGCGCACGAAGCGGGTCATCTGAGCGAAGGGCCGTGGGTGGCGAGCGCCCGGCTCGCGACCGCGATCACGTTGATCTTCATGCTCACGACCGGCGTGCGCGTCGGGAGCGTGCTGCACCCCGATGGTGCGCAGATCGCGATCGCGGTCGCGCTCGTGATCGCGGTGCCGGCGCTCTTGCTGGTGCGTCGCCTCGCGCGGCGCATGGAGGAGCGCGCGGATGCGCGGGCGCGATCGACGTCGGGCTCGGCGGCGCTCGCCGATGCGCTCACGAAGATCCACGACGACGCGCGCGCGCCGATGACGACGGGTGCGCGGCGCGTGCATCCCGATCTCTACGATCGGCTCGTCGCGTGCGGGCGCGATCCGGGGCCCCGCCCTGCCCCGCCGCGCACGCGCATCGGTACGATCGTGGGGCTCGCGGTCGGTGCGGCGCTGGTCGCGACGTTCTTCGTGGTCGAGCACGTGACGGCGATCGCGATCGACGACGCGCCGCTCGCGGGCGATGCGGGATGGACGCGGCTGCGGATCGATCCCTGGGACTCGACCGCGATGCTCGCTGCCGCATGGGCGACCCGGCGCGACGAGGATCTCGATCGCGCCGAGCGCGAGCTCGATCTCGCGGCATGGATGGGCGCACCGCGCGCGAACGTGCTCGAGCTCGAGGCCGAGCTCGCCGCGGCGCGTGGTGACTGTGCGAGCGCGCGCGTGCGCTTCGACGAGGCGCTGCGCGCGCGATCCCAGCTCGCGTACGACGATCCGTGGCAGCCGCTCGAGCTCGGCGGATGGCACCTGCCGCCCTCGCTCGTGACCGAGTGCGGCTACGGCGCCGAATGA
- a CDS encoding enoyl-CoA hydratase-related protein translates to MANRSYVRLEIDGALATLTIDRQDKLNALNAQVIAELHGAAQEVRTTRGVRCLIVTGAGDKAFVAGADISEMKEMRLDQARAFAQAGHAAFDALEALPFPVIAAVNGFALGGGCELALACDFVYASEKAKFGQPEVKLGVIPGFGGTQRLLRRVGNAHARELVYTGAIIGADEALRIGLANRVLPHGELMTAARATAATIAQMGPLAIAEAKKVMREGEGRLLRDANALEVDGFAGCFETDDQKEGMQAFLEKRAPAFKAE, encoded by the coding sequence GTGGCCAACCGTTCGTACGTTCGGCTCGAGATCGACGGCGCGCTCGCGACGCTCACGATCGATCGACAGGACAAGCTCAACGCGCTGAACGCGCAGGTGATCGCCGAGCTGCACGGCGCGGCCCAAGAGGTGCGCACCACGCGCGGCGTGCGCTGCCTGATCGTGACCGGCGCGGGCGACAAGGCGTTCGTCGCGGGCGCCGACATCAGCGAGATGAAGGAGATGCGCCTCGATCAGGCGCGCGCCTTCGCGCAGGCGGGCCACGCGGCGTTCGACGCGCTCGAGGCGCTGCCGTTCCCGGTGATCGCGGCGGTGAACGGGTTCGCGCTGGGCGGCGGATGCGAGCTCGCGCTCGCGTGCGACTTCGTCTACGCGAGCGAGAAGGCGAAGTTCGGCCAGCCCGAGGTGAAGCTCGGGGTGATCCCCGGCTTCGGCGGGACGCAGCGCCTGCTGCGTCGCGTCGGCAACGCGCACGCGCGCGAGCTGGTCTACACGGGCGCGATCATCGGCGCCGACGAAGCGCTGCGAATCGGTCTCGCGAACCGCGTGCTGCCCCACGGCGAGCTGATGACCGCCGCGCGCGCGACCGCCGCGACGATCGCGCAGATGGGCCCGCTCGCGATCGCCGAGGCGAAGAAGGTGATGCGCGAGGGCGAGGGCCGACTGCTGCGCGATGCGAACGCGCTCGAGGTCGACGGCTTCGCGGGATGCTTCGAGACCGACGATCAGAAGGAGGGCATGCAGGCCTTCCTCGAGAAGCGCGCGCCGGCCTTCAAGGCCGAGTGA
- a CDS encoding GumC family protein: MSASPDKPNSAARAPRASAANLGEILRGLRSYWWLVLLIGAGVTAAAAAWSVRQPRIYEAACTIEFDPNPPRPLGRDIEDVATPMTNFWLSREFFATQERILGSRLVAERVVQRLELHRDRTFLTDPSSVPASWDGMSVETAAALLQSRLTIESVQGTRLVYLKVRDTRPDRAALIANTIADVYIEKTLEDRMGATVSSLEWLGGQLDNLRTQLDRSELALHEFKLDHNILSVSLEDRRNLVAAEIEHFNTALTEARANRIALQARLARLRALLASDDIEAQASALTDSTTVQELHGALRTKIAERTGLQERYGARHPRMTELDAEIGTLRDQLRRETEAILRSAEADVREATTLEAGLRTAVDQAQEAGLELNLREIEYSRLNRERENSAKLYEVVLQRTTEADITRALRTTFVRMVDRALVPTSHVSPRTTTNVGIGLALGLALGLALAFGLAQLDTRLRSPDQIAELGATVLGVLPLMAEPDARKNGTQRPRRRATVVQGTSSRDLIAHHQPLSAVAENFRTIRTNLVFMEGEKLHTLAVTSANPREGKTTVTANLAVSLAQSGKRVLVIDTDLRRPRVHRAFGVANRVGLTSYIAGQNDMRSIVQSTSVPGVHVIPSGPIPPNPAELLHRERFKELLDEARREYDLVICDSPPLGAVIDAAVLGPQVDGMVVVARVRETTRHAVRAVLQQLRDVGANVVGAIVNGFDPRSGGGYGGGNGYYNYYYQSKGGYYVSDETASTEERPSDPDGDERRPRA; this comes from the coding sequence ATGAGCGCCTCCCCCGACAAGCCGAATAGCGCGGCGCGGGCGCCTCGTGCGTCTGCGGCCAATCTCGGCGAGATCCTGCGCGGGCTCCGCAGCTATTGGTGGCTGGTGCTGCTGATCGGCGCCGGCGTCACCGCCGCGGCGGCGGCGTGGAGCGTGCGCCAGCCGAGGATCTACGAGGCGGCGTGCACGATCGAGTTCGATCCGAACCCGCCGCGTCCTCTCGGCCGCGACATCGAGGATGTCGCGACGCCGATGACGAACTTCTGGCTGAGCCGCGAGTTCTTCGCGACGCAGGAGCGCATCCTCGGCAGCCGGCTCGTCGCCGAACGGGTCGTCCAGCGCCTCGAGCTGCACCGCGACCGCACGTTCTTGACCGACCCGAGCTCGGTTCCCGCGAGCTGGGACGGGATGTCCGTCGAGACGGCCGCAGCGCTCCTGCAGAGCCGCCTGACCATCGAGTCCGTGCAGGGCACGAGGCTCGTCTATCTGAAGGTCCGGGACACGCGTCCCGATCGTGCCGCGCTGATCGCGAACACGATCGCCGACGTCTACATCGAGAAGACGCTCGAGGACCGCATGGGAGCGACGGTGAGCTCCCTCGAGTGGCTCGGCGGGCAGCTCGACAACCTGCGGACGCAGCTCGATCGATCGGAGCTCGCGCTCCACGAGTTCAAGCTCGATCACAACATCCTGTCGGTCTCGCTCGAGGACCGGCGGAACCTCGTCGCGGCGGAGATCGAGCACTTCAACACGGCGCTCACCGAAGCGCGTGCGAACCGCATCGCCCTCCAGGCGCGCCTCGCGCGGCTCCGGGCGCTGCTCGCCAGCGACGACATCGAGGCGCAAGCGAGCGCGCTGACCGACAGCACGACCGTGCAGGAGCTCCACGGCGCGCTCCGCACGAAGATCGCGGAGCGCACGGGGCTGCAGGAGCGCTACGGCGCGCGTCATCCGCGCATGACCGAGCTCGACGCCGAGATCGGTACGCTCCGCGACCAGCTGCGACGAGAGACCGAGGCGATCCTCCGCTCGGCGGAAGCGGACGTCCGCGAGGCGACCACGCTCGAAGCGGGACTGCGCACCGCGGTGGACCAAGCGCAGGAGGCCGGTCTCGAGCTGAATCTGCGCGAGATCGAGTACTCGCGCCTGAACCGCGAGCGAGAGAACAGCGCGAAGCTCTACGAGGTCGTCCTGCAGCGGACGACGGAAGCGGACATCACGCGCGCGCTCCGCACGACCTTCGTTCGCATGGTCGATCGCGCTCTCGTTCCGACGAGCCACGTGAGCCCGCGGACGACGACGAACGTCGGCATCGGCCTGGCGCTGGGGCTCGCGCTCGGCCTCGCCCTCGCATTCGGCCTCGCGCAGCTCGACACGCGCCTGCGCTCACCGGATCAGATCGCGGAGCTCGGTGCGACGGTGCTCGGCGTGCTGCCTCTGATGGCCGAGCCGGACGCGCGCAAGAACGGGACGCAGCGCCCGAGGCGGCGCGCGACCGTCGTGCAGGGCACCAGCAGCAGGGACCTCATCGCGCATCACCAGCCTCTCTCCGCGGTCGCCGAGAACTTCCGAACGATCCGAACGAACCTCGTCTTCATGGAAGGCGAGAAGCTGCACACGCTCGCAGTCACGAGCGCGAACCCACGCGAGGGGAAGACCACCGTCACGGCGAACCTCGCGGTGTCGCTGGCGCAGAGCGGCAAGCGCGTGCTCGTGATCGACACCGACCTCCGGCGTCCGCGCGTGCATCGCGCGTTCGGCGTGGCGAATCGTGTCGGGCTCACGAGCTACATCGCCGGACAGAACGACATGCGCTCGATCGTGCAGAGCACGAGCGTCCCGGGTGTCCACGTCATTCCGTCCGGCCCGATCCCGCCCAACCCGGCGGAGCTGCTGCACCGTGAGCGCTTCAAGGAGCTCCTCGACGAAGCGCGACGCGAGTACGACCTGGTGATCTGCGACTCGCCGCCGCTCGGCGCGGTGATCGACGCAGCGGTGCTCGGACCGCAGGTGGACGGCATGGTCGTGGTCGCGCGCGTCCGCGAGACGACGCGACATGCAGTGCGGGCGGTGTTGCAGCAGCTCCGCGACGTCGGCGCGAACGTCGTCGGCGCGATCGTCAACGGGTTCGACCCGCGGTCGGGTGGCGGCTACGGCGGCGGCAACGGCTACTACAACTACTACTACCAGTCGAAGGGCGGCTACTACGTCTCGGACGAGACCGCCTCCACCGAGGAACGCCCCAGCGATCCGGATGGCGACGAGCGCCGTCCTCG
- a CDS encoding class I SAM-dependent methyltransferase, with protein sequence MSHENADAATVEGFGQEWSTFDYAEDTEELRRAFGNYFAVFPWHELPSSPVGIDVGCGTGRWARYVAPRVGRLICIDASADALAVARRNLRDRPNVDWVQGTIEQSSIADDSLDFAYSLGVLHHIPDTEGALRAAVRKLKPGAPMLVYLYYALDNRPLAFRALWRASDVVRRSISRLPFPLRLGASEVIARTVYWPLARGAAAAEKLGVNVSGVPLSHYRDKSLYIMRTDALDRFGTRLEKRYSRAEVEALLRDAGLERIEFHEGEPYWCAVGRRAR encoded by the coding sequence ATGTCGCACGAGAACGCGGACGCCGCGACCGTCGAGGGCTTCGGCCAGGAGTGGAGCACCTTCGACTACGCGGAGGACACCGAAGAGCTCCGCCGCGCCTTCGGCAACTACTTCGCGGTGTTTCCGTGGCACGAGCTCCCGAGCTCGCCGGTCGGAATCGACGTCGGATGCGGCACCGGTCGTTGGGCGCGATACGTCGCACCTCGCGTGGGCCGTCTGATCTGCATCGACGCCAGCGCGGACGCGCTCGCGGTCGCGAGGCGCAACCTGCGCGACCGCCCGAACGTCGATTGGGTGCAGGGCACGATCGAGCAGTCGTCCATCGCCGACGACAGCCTCGACTTCGCGTACTCGCTCGGCGTCCTCCACCACATCCCCGACACCGAGGGCGCGCTGCGCGCCGCCGTGCGCAAGCTGAAGCCCGGCGCGCCGATGCTCGTGTACCTCTACTACGCGCTCGACAACCGCCCGCTCGCGTTCCGCGCGCTCTGGCGCGCGAGCGACGTCGTGCGACGCAGCATCAGCCGTCTGCCGTTTCCGCTCCGGCTCGGCGCGAGCGAGGTGATCGCGCGCACCGTCTACTGGCCGCTCGCGAGAGGGGCCGCGGCCGCCGAGAAGCTCGGCGTGAACGTCTCCGGCGTCCCGCTCTCGCACTATCGCGACAAGAGCCTCTACATCATGCGGACCGACGCGCTCGATCGCTTCGGCACCCGGCTCGAGAAGCGCTACTCGCGCGCCGAGGTCGAGGCGCTCCTCCGCGACGCGGGGCTCGAGCGCATCGAGTTCCACGAGGGCGAGCCCTACTGGTGCGCCGTCGGGCGCCGCGCACGCTGA
- a CDS encoding O-antigen ligase family protein produces the protein MRSRNDRGRRERVALAAIAGLIVVAPELMGGATPWALLAIVLLAGAAASTGVWLLAATSSGSFVVPRGVAIAVAAALSLTVLQAVPLPTAFSDRFSPEGVDARASIAALGMGVPSWWPLSASEIATRSQVLVGLAILCAFSSATILCSRGQREWIVRLGATSTLLVALVSLAHVTLDLRAPFGVFPEPWWNTPLIGPLLNPNHLSGFVAMGVPLSLAAGLDARARPARIGWFVSAAISAGVAVVCASRGGIASLVVGVLTLAVLMFARRRALSRRVVLASLGGLAVLAMAAVVGVALVLDWVRHEVERGSYEKLRLASRGLELALTHPWLGVGRGAFSAAFVRLFGTDERIDHPENIVVQWTSEWGLIVGVALLVTLAAAWARGALAARSPAQMGALASVASIATHDLVDFALEMPGIAMVATTALAAAIAPSARREEADVSVAISSRTLGALAAATLVGVLALGPSIVSLDQRLLQSELVSALRRGDFESFDARIADAVRAHPSEPVFTLLGAHAAARRGDERVALWLNQTMRLAPGWHEPHRIAARWLTRRRAFEQAWLEVREVRDRLPAVAPRVGCDVLAARPDPSVAIRVLGDDSALLDALAACPGLPDGVVSQLDDALVASGLEGPHVRRARRAIADGRAADAIRELEGLSGPPGQQVTFVRADALLALHRAAEAATVLEQLGVRPEGEDERLRRLAEARAAAGDADGMRDAVRDLVASASGAPARVAAARMVLARLERQLGNDGRALRALEEAHRADPSSRALDQIASLSDEMGDIARARRARMEICRRDGSTSAACARPGIE, from the coding sequence ATGCGCTCTCGGAACGACCGCGGACGGCGCGAGCGCGTCGCCCTGGCAGCGATCGCCGGTCTGATCGTCGTCGCGCCCGAGCTCATGGGCGGGGCGACGCCGTGGGCGCTCCTCGCGATCGTGTTGCTCGCGGGCGCTGCGGCATCGACCGGGGTTTGGTTGCTCGCTGCGACCTCGAGCGGGTCGTTCGTCGTGCCTCGCGGGGTCGCGATCGCGGTCGCCGCCGCACTCTCGCTCACCGTCCTGCAGGCGGTGCCGCTCCCGACCGCGTTCTCCGATCGCTTCTCGCCCGAGGGCGTCGACGCGCGCGCGTCGATCGCAGCCCTCGGAATGGGTGTCCCTTCGTGGTGGCCGCTCTCCGCGTCGGAGATCGCCACCCGGTCGCAGGTCCTCGTCGGGCTCGCGATCCTCTGCGCATTCTCGAGCGCCACCATCCTCTGCAGTCGCGGGCAGCGTGAGTGGATCGTTCGGTTGGGAGCGACGTCGACGCTGCTCGTGGCGCTCGTGTCGCTCGCGCACGTCACGCTCGATCTCAGGGCGCCGTTCGGGGTGTTCCCGGAGCCGTGGTGGAACACCCCGCTGATCGGGCCGCTGCTCAATCCGAACCATCTCTCCGGGTTCGTCGCGATGGGCGTGCCGCTCTCGCTCGCCGCGGGCCTCGATGCGCGCGCACGGCCGGCGCGGATCGGCTGGTTCGTCTCCGCCGCGATCAGTGCTGGCGTTGCCGTGGTCTGCGCATCTCGTGGCGGGATCGCGTCGCTCGTGGTCGGGGTCCTCACGCTCGCCGTGCTCATGTTCGCCCGACGGCGCGCGCTCTCTCGGCGTGTCGTCCTCGCATCGCTCGGCGGCCTCGCGGTCCTCGCGATGGCAGCGGTGGTCGGTGTCGCGCTGGTGCTCGACTGGGTGCGCCACGAGGTGGAGCGGGGCTCGTACGAGAAGCTCCGACTGGCATCGCGCGGCCTCGAGCTCGCGCTGACGCACCCGTGGCTCGGGGTCGGGCGCGGCGCGTTCAGCGCTGCCTTCGTACGGCTCTTCGGCACCGACGAGCGCATCGATCACCCCGAGAACATCGTCGTCCAATGGACTAGTGAGTGGGGCCTGATCGTCGGCGTCGCGCTGCTCGTCACACTCGCGGCCGCCTGGGCTCGAGGGGCGCTCGCGGCGCGCTCCCCGGCACAGATGGGCGCGCTCGCATCGGTCGCGTCCATCGCGACACACGATCTCGTCGACTTCGCGCTCGAGATGCCGGGCATCGCGATGGTCGCGACGACCGCGCTCGCGGCGGCGATTGCGCCGTCTGCGCGCCGCGAGGAGGCCGACGTCTCGGTCGCGATCTCGTCGCGGACGCTCGGTGCGCTCGCCGCCGCGACGCTCGTCGGTGTCCTCGCGCTCGGTCCGAGCATCGTCTCGCTCGATCAACGCCTGCTCCAGAGCGAGCTCGTGAGCGCGCTCCGTCGTGGCGACTTCGAGAGCTTCGATGCGCGGATCGCCGACGCGGTCCGCGCCCATCCCAGCGAGCCCGTGTTCACGCTGCTCGGCGCGCATGCCGCCGCGCGGCGCGGCGACGAGCGGGTGGCGCTCTGGCTCAACCAGACGATGCGTCTCGCGCCGGGCTGGCACGAGCCGCATCGGATCGCCGCTCGGTGGCTGACGCGAAGGCGCGCGTTCGAGCAGGCGTGGCTCGAGGTGCGCGAGGTACGCGATCGGCTCCCGGCCGTGGCCCCGCGGGTCGGTTGTGACGTGCTCGCCGCGAGACCTGACCCGTCGGTCGCCATCCGCGTGCTGGGAGATGATTCCGCGCTCCTCGATGCCCTCGCGGCTTGTCCGGGGCTCCCGGACGGGGTCGTGTCGCAGCTGGACGATGCGCTGGTCGCGTCGGGGCTCGAGGGCCCCCACGTGCGTCGCGCTCGGCGGGCGATTGCCGATGGGCGGGCAGCCGACGCAATCCGCGAGCTCGAAGGACTCTCCGGCCCCCCTGGCCAGCAAGTGACCTTCGTCCGCGCGGACGCGCTCCTCGCGCTCCACCGGGCCGCGGAAGCGGCCACGGTGCTCGAGCAGCTCGGAGTGCGTCCCGAGGGCGAGGACGAGCGGCTGCGCCGGCTCGCCGAGGCCCGCGCCGCGGCAGGCGACGCCGACGGGATGCGCGACGCAGTCCGAGATCTGGTGGCGAGCGCCTCGGGCGCGCCGGCTCGAGTGGCCGCGGCCCGGATGGTGCTCGCGCGCCTCGAACGCCAGCTCGGGAACGACGGCCGCGCGCTCCGTGCGCTCGAGGAGGCGCACCGCGCCGATCCCAGCTCGCGGGCGCTCGACCAGATCGCGAGCCTCTCGGACGAGATGGGAGACATCGCGCGAGCGCGCCGCGCGCGCATGGAGATCTGTCGGCGCGATGGGAGCACCAGCGCCGCCTGTGCTCGGCCCGGAATCGAATGA